The DNA sequence ATGTCCAGCACGGCTTCGTAGGCACTGTGCGGCAGGTCGGCGAAGTTGGCGGCTCGGCGGACCAGCGCGAACAGCTGGTCGACCTGCTGGTCCTCGGCAGCGACCATGGCCACGATCTGCTGGGCGAGCACGTCCAACGGGTTGCGCAGCTCGGCCACCTCCTCGATGGCGCCGACCCGCATCCGCTCGACGACGACCGCCGACTCGATCAGGTCACCCCGATGATTGGGGAAGAACACCCCACGTGAGACCGCGCCGACCTGGTGACCAGCACGACCCACCCGCTGCAGTCCGCTCGCCACCGACGGTGGCGACTCGACCTGGACGACCACGTCGACCGCGCCCATGTCGATCCCCAGCTCGAGCGAGGAGGTGGCCACCACGCATGGCAGTGCCCCGGACTTGAGGTCCTCCTCGATCCGGGCCCGCTGCTCCTTGCTGACCGAGCCGTGGTGAGCGCGGGCGATCACCGACAGCCGGGACTCGTCGGCGCCGGCAGAGGCACCCGACTGGGCCATCAGCTGAGCCGGTGGGGCGATGTCGCCACCCTCGGCCAGCCCGAGCCGCTCCGCCTGCAGCTCGTTCAGATGGGCGGTCAGCCGCTCGGCGAGCCGGCGCGAGTTGGCGAAGACGATGGTCGAACGGTGGGCGCAGATCAGGTCGAGGATCTGGTTCTCCACATGCGGCCAGATGGACGGGCGCCTCGGCTGGGCGAGCGGGTCGCCCGGCGCAGGCTCGGGCTGCCCGCCGGCGGCACCCAGGTCGCTCATGTCCTCGACCGGGACCACGATCCTCAGGTCCCAGTTCTTCTCCGCCGGCGGTGCCACGATCTCCACCGGATGCGGGCCGCCCAGGTAGCGTGCCACCCGCTCCGGCGGCCGCACGGTTGCCGAAAGTCCGATCCGTTGCACCGGCCGGTCCCGGCCCGGCCCGTCATGCTCCTCGGCGGCCAGCGCGTCCAGCCGCTCGAGTGACAGGGCCAGATGGGCACCGCGCTTGGTGCCGGCCAGAGCGTGCACCTCGTCGACGATGACCGTCTCCACCGAGCGCAGCGTGTCCCGGGCGGCCGAGGTCAACATCAGGAACAGGGACTCGGGCGTGGTGATCAGGATGTCCGGTGGCCGGCTGACCAACGTACGGCGGTCGGCAGCGGAGGTGTCGCCCGAACGGACCCCGACGCGGACGTCCGGTGCCGGGCCGCCGAGTCGCAGGCTGGTCTGGGTGATGCCGGCCAGTGGTGCCCTCAGGTTGCGCTCGACGTCGACCGCCAGTGCCTTCAGCGGCGAGACGTAAAGCACCCGGCAGCGCTGCTTGGCGGGGGGAGTCGCGCTGCGGGTCAACCCGTCCAGCGCCCAGAGGAACGCGGCCAGCGTCTTGCCCGATCCGGTGGGGGCGATCACCAGCGCGTTCTGCCCGGCCGAGATCGACTGCCAGGCACCCGCCTGGGCCGTTGTCGGTGCGGCGAAGACCTCCCGGAACCAGGTACGGGTCGCAGACGCGAACGAATCCAGCGGATCGCGGTCGACGGCAGCCTGGGAAGTCACAGTTCTATCTTGCCTGCTGCACCTGACAGGACCGTTCCGGCTCGGGCGACGGCGGGATCCTTGGCCCGCCTGGCAGTAATCGGGGTGCCGTCTGTCGGCGGCAGCCGGTACGTTGGCCGACGTGGCTGCTCCTTCGTCGACCCCTGCTGGACCGCACGCTGTGCCGGTCTCCCGCTGGCTGCCCGGGATGCTCGGCCTGGCCGCCATCTGGGGCTCGAGCTTCCTGTTCATCAAGGTCGGCGTCTCGGCACTGCACCCGCTCTATGTCGCTTTCGGCCGGGTGGCCAGCGGCGCGGTAGCCCTGCTCCTGGTTCTGGCCGTGCTGCGCCAGGGACTGCCCCGTGACCGGGTCCTCTGGCTCCACAACGCGTTCATCGGCGTTGTCGGCACGGTGCTGCCGTTCAGCCTGTTCGCCTTCGGGGAGCGGCACATCGACTCGTTGCTGGCCGGCATCTGGAACTCCACCACACCCCTGATCGTGCTGCCGATGGCGGTGCTTGTCTTCAGGACTGAACACCTGACGGTGCGTCGGACGGTCGGCCTGACGCTCGGTTTCGTGGGGGCGTTGGTCATCCTGGGCATCTGGCACGGCGCCGACGGCACCTCCGTCGCCGGCCAGCTGATGTGTCTGGCCGCTGCCTGCTGCTACGGCGTCGCGATCCCTTACACGAAGAGGTTCATCGCGCCGCGACCCGAGTCCGGGCTGGTGATGTCGACCTGTCAGCTGCTGGTGGCCTCGGTGGTGCTGGCCGTTGCGGCACCGCTGATCACCGGCACGGTGCCGCACCCGGACGCCCTGCCCTGGCAGGTGGTGGCCTCGGTGCTGCTGCTCGGCGCGGTCGGCACCGGGTTCGCCTTCATCGTGAACATGCGCAACATCCGGCTGGTGGGCGCCAGCACCGCCTCCATGGTGACCTACATCATTCCGGTGTTCGCTGTGCTGGTCGGCGTACTGGTGCTGGAC is a window from the Microlunatus panaciterrae genome containing:
- a CDS encoding DMT family transporter yields the protein MAAPSSTPAGPHAVPVSRWLPGMLGLAAIWGSSFLFIKVGVSALHPLYVAFGRVASGAVALLLVLAVLRQGLPRDRVLWLHNAFIGVVGTVLPFSLFAFGERHIDSLLAGIWNSTTPLIVLPMAVLVFRTEHLTVRRTVGLTLGFVGALVILGIWHGADGTSVAGQLMCLAAACCYGVAIPYTKRFIAPRPESGLVMSTCQLLVASVVLAVAAPLITGTVPHPDALPWQVVASVLLLGAVGTGFAFIVNMRNIRLVGASTASMVTYIIPVFAVLVGVLVLDEHLTWYQPVGAGIVLAGVAVSQGLLSRRPSALALTDGAAAPTEACSATGPVD